CTAATTCAGCTTCTCTTGAAAAACTGATGCAGACACATGCGATCAAAGTTGAAAAAAATATTCCCGCATTCGCTGGTCTTGGCGGGGGAAGCAGTGATGCTGCGACTTTTATGAAGATGTGTAACTCTGTTTTAGATTTGGGTCTTAGTTTAAATGAACTGGCACAAATCGGTGTGAAAGTGGGTGCGGATGTACCATTTTTTATTTACGGATACGGCAGTGCGAATGTCAGTGGTGTTGGTGAGATAGTTGAGCCTTACGAAGAGGAGCTTTTAAAGTTCGAAGTTTTTACTCCGGATGTTAAAATTTCTACACCGAAGGTATATACGGTATACAGAGAGAATTTTTATAATCCGATTGACGGATTTAAAGTACAAGAGTTAAAAGAACGCAGTTCAAAAGATATTTTAAATACAATGAGTGCGACAGAAGCAAATGATCTTTTTGCTCCCGCACTTCAAGAATATCCGCAACTCAAACAACATTACAGACAAGGCTACTTTTTTAGCGGAAGCGGCAGTAGCTTTTTTAAAATAAACAAGGAAAAAGAATAATGGGTGAAACCATAGCAAAAAATAAAAAAGCGTATCATGACTATTTTATAGAAGAGAAGTTCGAAGCGGGACTTGTTCTTTCAGGAAGTGAAGTGAAGGGGATACGTGCAGGACGTGTGAACTTAAAAGACAGTTTCATCCGTTTTGTAAAGAATGAGGCTTTTTTATTTAATGCACATATAGGAAGATTGGAAACGACACACCACTTTTACGCTCATGAAGAGAGAGGTACTCGTAAGCTTCTTTTACATAAAAAAGAGTTGGCAAAGCTTCAAAAAGCAGTTGATAGAGAGAGTTATACAATTGTCCCTTTACAACTATATTTCAATGCAAAAAATATAGTAAAAATACAAATAGCCCTTGCGAAAGGGAAGCAGTTACATGACAAACGACATGACCTCAAAGAAAAAGATCAACAAAGAGATATAGCTCGTGCGTTAAAGGATTATTAGTGAAGTTTTTACTTATTTTCTTGTTTGTTATTATCAATAGTTTTGCACTACAAATTACAAGTTTTGACAATGAAGTCGTTAATGGAAAAACAGCATTAATTAAATTAGAAAAACAAGATGGAATAGAGTATAAAGATATTGCTCTTGGCAAAAAAAAGTTTCCTATAATTCATTCCCCGGTAAATAAGAAATGCTGTTTTGCACTTGTGCCTGTAAGTTATTATGAAAAAGTCTCCTCCAAAGAGCTTTATATTAACTATTTTGACAATAAAAAAGAAAAATCTACCTTACTGTTTTTAAATGTACAAAAAGGGATATATGCGCATGAAGAGATCCACGTTGATCCTTCAAAAGTTAATCCAAAATCAAAAGAA
This is a stretch of genomic DNA from Sulfurimonas sp. C5. It encodes these proteins:
- a CDS encoding 4-(cytidine 5'-diphospho)-2-C-methyl-D-erythritol kinase, whose protein sequence is MKKYKAYAKVNIFLKITGKRDNYHEIISRFMRVDTLYDELSFVSKSDLNAKMNDFTIIGEFDCETKQNTIYKAYMALKEFTNSASLEKLMQTHAIKVEKNIPAFAGLGGGSSDAATFMKMCNSVLDLGLSLNELAQIGVKVGADVPFFIYGYGSANVSGVGEIVEPYEEELLKFEVFTPDVKISTPKVYTVYRENFYNPIDGFKVQELKERSSKDILNTMSATEANDLFAPALQEYPQLKQHYRQGYFFSGSGSSFFKINKEKE
- the smpB gene encoding SsrA-binding protein SmpB, with protein sequence MGETIAKNKKAYHDYFIEEKFEAGLVLSGSEVKGIRAGRVNLKDSFIRFVKNEAFLFNAHIGRLETTHHFYAHEERGTRKLLLHKKELAKLQKAVDRESYTIVPLQLYFNAKNIVKIQIALAKGKQLHDKRHDLKEKDQQRDIARALKDY